From Chloroflexi bacterium ADurb.Bin180, a single genomic window includes:
- the mop_2 gene encoding Aldehyde oxidoreductase gives MLKKKLIVNGMPRNLVVDPEASLAEVLRNQLFLLGTKIGCGTAMCGACNVILDGKLMRSCVVKMSAVPDEAQITTVEGIGQPGNLHPIQAALVAHGAPQCGYCMSGMVVSAKAFLDENKNPTRQQVRDWLTKYHNACRCNGYKPIVDSVMDAAKILRGELTVKKLEFKLPKDGRIWGSKYPRPSAIAKVTGTFDYGADAGAKLPPDTLQLALVQAKVSHANIKGIDTSEAEKMPGVFRVLTHKDVKGKNRITGLITFPTNKGDGWDRPILCDKKVFQLGDAIAIVCADTEAHARAAADKVKVDLEVLPAYLSAPAAMAEDALEIHPGTPNVYFELPIVKGADTAPLMKKAAYVVEDEFYLQRQPHLTIEPDVGFAYMDEEGRLTIHSKSIGIHLHHAMIQAGLGIPADKLRLVQNGAGGTFGYKFSPTMEALLGVACMATNRPVFLKYNYYQHITYTGKRSPFWMKIKMGADKKGKLIAMETDWTVDHGPYSEFGDLLTLRGAQYMGAGYNIPNIRGTGRTVATNHAWGSAFRSYGSPQAFLASESLMDELAEKIGMDPLELRYLNVYRKGDTTPTGQTPEVLSFPKMIEKLRPAYKAALAKAKKESTAEVKKGVGVSVGIYGCGLDGVDSSEVFVELTKEGVTVGASWEDHGQGADMGLLGTAHEALRPLGLKPEQIKLVMNDTAITPNSGPSGGSRQQVVTGNAIKNGAEALLAAMKKKSGKYRTYEEMVKAKLPLRYAGKWAASMNAGCDLQTSQGKPFAVYMYGVFMAEVAVEVKTGKVTVEGMTLVADVGKINNRLVVDGQIYGGIAQGIGLALKEDFEDLTKDVNIKACGIPYANDIPDKLDILYVETPRPNGPFGAAGVGELPLTSPHVSIMNAINNACGVRIKHLPARPEKVLAALKAKK, from the coding sequence ATGCTGAAAAAGAAGCTAATCGTCAACGGGATGCCGCGGAATCTGGTTGTGGACCCGGAGGCCAGTCTCGCTGAGGTACTGCGCAACCAGTTATTCCTCCTGGGCACCAAGATCGGTTGCGGCACCGCGATGTGCGGCGCGTGCAACGTGATCCTCGACGGCAAATTGATGCGCTCGTGCGTCGTCAAGATGTCCGCTGTGCCGGACGAGGCCCAGATCACCACGGTCGAGGGCATCGGACAGCCCGGCAACCTGCACCCCATTCAGGCCGCTCTGGTGGCCCATGGCGCCCCGCAGTGCGGCTACTGCATGTCGGGCATGGTCGTCTCGGCCAAAGCCTTTCTGGATGAGAACAAGAATCCCACGCGTCAGCAGGTGCGCGACTGGCTGACCAAGTACCACAACGCCTGCCGCTGCAACGGTTACAAGCCCATCGTCGATTCGGTGATGGATGCGGCCAAAATCCTGCGCGGTGAACTGACCGTCAAAAAGCTCGAATTCAAACTGCCCAAGGATGGCCGCATCTGGGGCAGCAAGTACCCCCGCCCCTCGGCCATCGCCAAGGTAACCGGCACCTTTGATTACGGTGCCGACGCCGGCGCCAAGCTGCCGCCCGATACGCTGCAGTTGGCCCTGGTACAGGCCAAGGTTTCCCATGCCAACATCAAGGGCATTGACACCTCCGAAGCGGAAAAGATGCCCGGCGTGTTCAGAGTACTGACCCACAAGGACGTCAAGGGCAAGAACCGCATCACCGGCCTGATCACCTTCCCGACCAACAAGGGCGACGGCTGGGACCGCCCGATCCTGTGCGACAAGAAGGTGTTCCAGCTCGGCGACGCCATCGCCATCGTCTGCGCCGATACAGAGGCCCACGCCCGGGCCGCGGCCGACAAGGTGAAGGTGGATCTGGAAGTGCTGCCCGCTTACCTGAGTGCCCCCGCGGCGATGGCCGAAGATGCGCTGGAGATCCATCCCGGCACGCCCAACGTCTACTTTGAGCTGCCCATCGTCAAGGGCGCGGATACCGCGCCGCTGATGAAGAAGGCGGCCTACGTTGTGGAGGACGAGTTCTATCTGCAGCGGCAGCCGCACCTGACCATCGAGCCGGACGTGGGCTTCGCCTATATGGACGAAGAGGGCCGCCTGACCATCCACTCCAAGAGCATCGGTATTCACCTGCACCATGCCATGATCCAGGCCGGGCTCGGCATTCCGGCGGACAAGCTGCGCCTGGTGCAGAACGGAGCCGGCGGCACCTTTGGTTACAAGTTCAGCCCCACGATGGAAGCGCTGCTGGGCGTGGCCTGCATGGCCACGAACCGGCCGGTGTTCCTCAAGTACAACTACTACCAGCACATCACCTACACCGGCAAGCGTTCTCCGTTCTGGATGAAGATCAAGATGGGTGCCGACAAGAAGGGCAAGCTCATCGCCATGGAGACGGACTGGACCGTGGACCACGGGCCCTACTCCGAGTTTGGCGACCTGCTGACCCTGCGCGGCGCGCAGTACATGGGTGCTGGCTACAACATCCCGAACATCCGCGGCACGGGCCGCACCGTGGCCACCAACCATGCCTGGGGCTCGGCGTTCCGCTCCTACGGTTCACCGCAGGCCTTCCTGGCCAGCGAGAGCCTGATGGACGAACTGGCGGAAAAGATCGGTATGGATCCGCTGGAACTGCGCTACCTCAACGTCTACCGCAAGGGCGATACCACCCCCACCGGCCAGACGCCCGAGGTGCTCTCGTTCCCCAAGATGATCGAAAAGCTGCGCCCGGCCTACAAAGCCGCCCTGGCCAAGGCCAAGAAAGAGTCCACCGCCGAGGTCAAGAAGGGCGTTGGCGTATCCGTCGGCATCTATGGCTGCGGTCTGGACGGCGTCGACTCGTCCGAGGTGTTTGTGGAGCTGACCAAGGAGGGAGTGACCGTCGGTGCCAGTTGGGAGGATCACGGCCAGGGCGCGGACATGGGTCTCCTGGGCACGGCGCACGAGGCCCTGCGGCCCCTGGGGCTCAAGCCGGAACAGATCAAGCTGGTGATGAACGACACGGCGATCACGCCCAACAGCGGTCCGTCTGGCGGCAGCCGGCAGCAGGTGGTCACTGGCAACGCCATCAAGAATGGCGCCGAGGCCCTGCTCGCGGCGATGAAGAAAAAGAGCGGCAAGTACCGCACCTACGAGGAGATGGTCAAAGCCAAACTGCCTCTGCGCTATGCCGGCAAGTGGGCTGCTTCAATGAACGCCGGCTGCGACCTGCAGACTTCGCAGGGCAAGCCGTTCGCGGTGTATATGTACGGTGTGTTCATGGCCGAAGTGGCCGTGGAGGTCAAGACCGGCAAGGTGACGGTCGAGGGGATGACCCTGGTCGCCGATGTCGGCAAGATCAATAACCGGCTCGTCGTCGATGGTCAGATCTATGGCGGCATCGCCCAGGGCATCGGCCTGGCCCTCAAGGAAGACTTTGAGGACCTGACGAAGGACGTCAACATCAAGGCCTGCGGCATTCCTTACGCCAACGACATCCCCGACAAGCTCGATATCCTCTACGTCGAAACACCGCGACCGAACGGCCCGTTTGGCGCGGCCGGGGTTGGCGAGCTGCCCCTGACCTCGCCGCACGTTTCGATCATGAACGCCATCAACAACGCCTGCGGGGTGCGCATCAAGCACCTGCCGGCGCGCCCGGAGAAGGTACTGGCCGCCCTCAAGGCCAAGAAGTAG
- a CDS encoding putative redox-active protein (C_GCAxxG_C_C) — MSNDAARIAELSLQGFCCSQVLALMGLELMGTSSPELVRAMMGLCGGIGSSGATCGALTGGVCVLHLFAGKGAPEEKVDFQLGLMTSELIEWFTAEYTASYGGILCREILAGNPMHQRTRCPQLVVATWEKVKEILLANGYPRARGR; from the coding sequence ATGAGCAACGATGCGGCGCGTATCGCCGAGTTGAGCCTGCAGGGATTCTGTTGCAGCCAGGTGCTGGCCCTGATGGGCCTGGAACTCATGGGCACCAGCAGCCCCGAGCTGGTGCGGGCAATGATGGGTCTGTGCGGCGGCATCGGCTCGTCCGGCGCCACCTGCGGGGCGCTCACCGGGGGAGTCTGTGTATTGCATCTGTTTGCCGGCAAGGGTGCGCCGGAGGAAAAGGTCGACTTTCAACTCGGCCTGATGACCAGTGAGCTGATCGAGTGGTTCACCGCCGAGTACACCGCCAGTTACGGCGGCATCCTGTGTCGTGAGATCCTGGCCGGTAACCCGATGCATCAGCGAACGCGCTGTCCGCAGTTGGTAGTAGCCACCTGGGAGAAGGTCAAAGAGATCCTGCTGGCCAACGGCTATCCCAGGGCGAGGGGGAGATGA
- the rebM gene encoding Demethylrebeccamycin-D-glucose O-methyltransferase: MAGWEGLQRLTGVMRPGGLELTERALRASRLSAGSRVLDVGCGAGASLALLAQWNLVGVGVDVMPLVGQPGAAGGAPRLVQAGGQRLPLRERSFDAVLAECSLSLMPVRGALAEFARVLRPGGRLLLSDLYLRRPEQAPALRALALDGCLAGARGRDEWLSLLGDAGFAVLEWEDHSAALRQTVGQWMMAGGAPEQLWCGGASCCSLDAVEQVRAAVAAARPGYYLLVAAYRGASAVHGEDQ; encoded by the coding sequence GTGGCCGGCTGGGAAGGGCTGCAGCGGCTCACCGGCGTGATGCGGCCGGGCGGGCTGGAGCTCACCGAACGGGCTCTGCGCGCCAGCCGACTGAGCGCCGGCTCGCGGGTGCTGGACGTGGGCTGCGGCGCCGGCGCCAGCCTGGCCCTGCTGGCGCAGTGGAACCTGGTCGGCGTGGGGGTGGACGTGATGCCGCTGGTGGGGCAGCCTGGCGCAGCAGGCGGCGCACCACGGTTAGTTCAGGCCGGGGGCCAGCGCTTGCCGCTGCGCGAGCGGTCGTTCGATGCGGTGCTGGCCGAGTGCAGTCTGTCGCTGATGCCGGTGCGAGGGGCACTGGCCGAGTTCGCCCGGGTGCTGCGGCCGGGAGGCCGGCTGCTCCTGAGCGACCTCTACCTGCGGCGACCCGAGCAAGCCCCAGCCCTGCGAGCCCTGGCGCTCGACGGCTGCCTGGCCGGTGCGAGGGGCAGGGACGAGTGGCTCTCTCTGCTTGGCGACGCGGGGTTTGCCGTGCTCGAGTGGGAGGATCACTCCGCCGCGCTGCGCCAAACGGTTGGACAGTGGATGATGGCCGGCGGTGCACCCGAGCAGCTCTGGTGCGGCGGGGCAAGTTGCTGCTCGCTCGATGCGGTGGAGCAAGTGCGGGCGGCGGTCGCGGCGGCACGGCCCGGGTACTATCTGCTGGTCGCTGCGTATCGGGGTGCGTCAGCCGTTCACGGGGAGGACCAATGA
- the preT gene encoding NAD-dependent dihydropyrimidine dehydrogenase subunit PreT — protein MEQHKLRELEAMCIQEAPPACTAACPLHVDVRGMILELRRGDLDAALRIVRKALPFPGIIGRTCAAPCTSACRRNEAGEALAIRALERACADLGRHSPPALLPSRGQRVAVVGGGPAGLVAAYDLRRKGYTVVLLEAEAHLGGRWRDLPERELPRSVLEGELSELEGLGVEVRLRSAVAGGGLDELRAEYDAVILAMGGLSNETFGLERTPDGRIRVDSVTCATSREGVFAAGSLVLGQGEGSAIQSMCDGRRAATTVDRFLQGASLTASRQGEGPYPSQLYVRTEGYAPLPVVAAADAQAGYTAEEARREAERCFPCACLECVKVCEYLAQYESYPRKYVREIYNNLSIVAGTRHSNQFINSCSLCGLCGEVCPNHLDMATVCREARETMVAQGRMPPSAHDFALRDMAWSNSSQFSLARHAPGTTSSEYVFFPGCQLCGSAPEQVRQMYGHLRERLGKVGLMLGCCGAPAEWAGRQDLLAEQVARLSAGHQSLGQPEVILACSTCYRLFKNHLPEARVRSLWEVLDEVGLPAGARAPQDKVALHDPCTTRQEPQMHQHVRHILQQLGCRVEELPLSREKTECCSFGGQMWLANRDLARAVVQRRIAASDTDYITYCAVCRDFFAAQGKPTLHLLDLLYGKDIAERAHRPAPGWSDRHENRVRLKRAMLKELWGEEMPDQPSYESIRLLISPEVRQRMEERLILVEDVQQVIEHAERSGARFQNRQSGHYLAGHKPAAVTYWVEYSPLPASGQDQEPQFVVHNAYSHRMTVESSQPG, from the coding sequence ATGGAACAGCACAAGCTGCGCGAACTCGAGGCAATGTGCATCCAGGAGGCCCCGCCGGCCTGTACTGCGGCCTGCCCGCTGCACGTGGATGTGCGCGGCATGATTCTGGAGCTGCGCCGGGGGGATCTGGACGCAGCGCTCAGAATCGTGCGCAAAGCGCTGCCCTTCCCGGGCATCATCGGGCGAACCTGTGCCGCTCCCTGTACCTCTGCCTGCCGACGTAACGAGGCGGGGGAGGCGCTCGCCATCCGGGCACTGGAGCGCGCCTGCGCCGACCTCGGTCGTCACAGTCCACCGGCGCTGCTGCCATCACGAGGGCAGCGCGTGGCAGTGGTGGGCGGGGGACCGGCCGGGTTGGTGGCGGCCTACGACCTGAGGCGCAAAGGCTATACAGTGGTGCTGCTGGAGGCGGAGGCTCATCTGGGGGGGCGCTGGCGAGACCTGCCCGAGCGGGAGCTGCCGCGAAGCGTGCTCGAAGGTGAGCTATCCGAGCTGGAGGGCCTGGGGGTCGAGGTGCGGCTGCGCTCGGCCGTGGCTGGTGGCGGGCTGGACGAACTGCGCGCCGAGTACGATGCGGTGATTCTGGCCATGGGTGGTTTGTCGAACGAGACGTTCGGGTTGGAAAGGACCCCCGACGGCCGCATTCGGGTGGATTCCGTTACCTGTGCTACCAGCCGTGAGGGAGTCTTTGCCGCCGGTAGCCTGGTGCTGGGCCAGGGCGAGGGCTCGGCCATCCAGTCGATGTGCGACGGACGGCGTGCGGCAACTACGGTGGATCGCTTTCTGCAGGGCGCGTCGCTTACCGCCTCACGTCAGGGAGAGGGCCCTTATCCCAGCCAGCTCTATGTGCGCACCGAGGGTTATGCGCCGCTGCCGGTGGTTGCGGCTGCCGATGCGCAGGCCGGCTACACGGCAGAAGAGGCCAGGCGCGAGGCAGAGCGCTGCTTTCCCTGCGCCTGTCTGGAGTGCGTCAAGGTGTGCGAATACCTGGCGCAGTACGAGAGCTATCCCCGCAAGTACGTACGTGAGATCTACAACAACTTGTCCATCGTCGCCGGCACTCGCCATTCGAACCAGTTCATCAACTCGTGCAGTCTGTGCGGGCTGTGTGGCGAGGTGTGCCCCAACCACCTGGATATGGCCACCGTGTGCCGCGAGGCGCGGGAGACCATGGTGGCGCAGGGGCGAATGCCGCCATCGGCGCACGATTTCGCTCTGCGCGACATGGCGTGGAGCAACAGCAGCCAGTTCTCCCTGGCACGCCACGCGCCGGGCACCACGAGCAGCGAGTATGTGTTCTTTCCCGGCTGTCAGCTCTGTGGCTCGGCCCCGGAGCAGGTTCGCCAGATGTACGGCCACCTGCGCGAGAGGCTGGGCAAGGTCGGTTTGATGCTGGGGTGCTGCGGCGCACCGGCGGAATGGGCCGGACGCCAAGATCTGCTGGCAGAGCAGGTGGCCCGCCTCTCTGCCGGGCACCAGTCGCTGGGGCAGCCGGAAGTGATCCTGGCCTGCTCGACCTGCTATCGTCTGTTCAAGAACCATCTGCCGGAGGCCAGGGTGCGCTCGCTGTGGGAGGTGCTGGACGAGGTAGGGCTGCCTGCTGGGGCTCGCGCGCCGCAGGACAAGGTGGCGCTGCATGACCCCTGCACCACGCGCCAGGAGCCGCAGATGCATCAGCACGTGCGCCACATTCTGCAGCAACTGGGCTGCCGGGTAGAGGAGCTGCCGCTCAGCCGCGAAAAGACCGAATGCTGCAGCTTTGGCGGCCAGATGTGGCTGGCCAACCGCGACCTGGCCAGGGCGGTGGTGCAGCGGAGAATCGCCGCCAGCGACACGGATTACATTACCTATTGCGCCGTGTGCCGCGATTTCTTTGCCGCGCAGGGCAAACCAACGCTGCACTTGCTCGACTTGCTGTACGGCAAGGATATCGCAGAACGGGCGCACCGCCCGGCGCCGGGCTGGTCGGACCGCCACGAGAACCGTGTGCGGCTCAAGCGCGCCATGCTCAAAGAATTGTGGGGAGAGGAAATGCCAGACCAGCCGTCCTACGAGTCGATTCGTTTGCTCATTTCGCCCGAGGTGCGCCAGCGAATGGAGGAGCGATTGATCCTGGTGGAGGACGTCCAGCAGGTCATCGAGCATGCCGAGCGCAGCGGCGCGCGCTTCCAGAACCGCCAGAGCGGCCACTATCTGGCCGGCCACAAGCCGGCTGCGGTGACCTACTGGGTCGAGTACAGCCCACTGCCCGCTTCAGGCCAGGACCAGGAGCCGCAGTTCGTGGTGCACAATGCCTACAGTCACCGTATGACGGTGGAATCGAGCCAGCCAGGATGA